GCGAGCATTTTTAGACACCTACTTCACAAGGCTACAATTCAAGTACCCGTTGCTCGATGAACAGGAAATCTATAATTTCCACGACGACTACATTAACAACAATGTTCACTCATACTCCACCAATGAGTTCCACTTTGCTTGCGGCAGGATGTGGCTCATTTTTAGCATCAGTGCATGTCTGCAGATGTCGACGGGAAAATACAGAGGATTGCTACCAAACAGATATTTCTCCACAGCTATTCGTCATATCACAAAATGTGGCAGCAACCTAACGTACATTCAGCAAGTTGAGGTGCTCTCGCTCCTTCTCTTGTACATTATACGCACTGACCGGGACTCTAGTGGACTTTATGAAATCATAAAAGACGTTATGGCGATCTGTAAAAACAAGTTATTTCTCAACCGATGGAATCAGCATGATATCTTCAGAAATAAAAAGCTTCGCTTGTTTTGGTGTGTTTACTCATTGGAAAGGATGATATGTGTCGCAGTAGGGAAGCCTTACACAATTTCAGAAGCAGAAATTGATCTTCCTCTGTTTGATAACGTTAGTTTCAACCATAACTCAACTGGCGACCACAAACGACAAAAAAAGGACATTCACTTCATTAATCAGTCACTGAAGCTTAGAAGAATAGAGTCTCAATTTGTGGAAAGTTTGCAAATCATACCTCAAACCCCCTCTAAGGCCAAGGATACTCACAAAACAACTGCAGAGCTGGCGAAACAATTACCACAGGTTCGGAAGTACTTTCGCGATCTGGAAGTTTGGAGAGCTGGCTGTTCGACTTGTCAAGTtcacagttttgaaaatgaaaCTTTGAGACTTTATTATTTCAGATCAGTAAGGCTGCTTATACAGCCATACCTCGAATTGTTAGAACCAGAAAACAGATTGTTTCGTGAATGTCAGGCTGCTGCGGGTCAAATTTGCCAGCTATACAAGATCGTGCATCAGAAAACAGTGCACGGCCACTCTACCCCTGCAGTGCACACGGTCTTCGTAGCTGGTGTGACCCTAATTTACTGTATGTGGTTGACaagaaaccttgaagatgaaagaAGGAGGAAGTTAGGAGATGTTTCAAAGCACACTCGGCCCATGGTTAGTGCTAGTTTATTCTCTACAATGGATGATCTTCGGGCGTGCTCGGTTTGCTTATATGTTATGGCAGAAAGGTCGAAATTTGCCATAGCATTTAGAGACACTTTTGATCAATTAATGAACGCAACAATAGGCAATTTGATCGAGCGGTGCGGGCCCGACTCTTCTGAGCTAATTTATGTtaacagcttttcaagtgaCAGCGATCTTAATTACGATATATCAGAGGAGGAACAGAACGAGGCGGCTGGTGGAGGCATCGCCTTAGGTAGTCAAGAGGGCATGCCCCCCGCAATTAGAAGGACGTTTGGGACAGCTTCTGGTACACAACACGTTAGCATAGGAGGTAGCTCCCAGGTGGATCCTGAGGAACAGAGGGCGCTGAGAAAGAAACAGGGTGATCTCCAGAAAGCGACAGTACCAAAGAAACTGTCACACCTACTTATCAAGCccgatgacgaagacgaagatgacgacATAAACTATGGAGGTCACGaaatgaagaggaaagcAAGCTCTCATGGAAGACATCAATCTGAAAAGGAAAAATACGTTGTAAAAAAATCTGCACGTATTACAGAGTCAGACTGGCAGGCGTTTCAACAACAGGCGCTGTTACAGCAACACCACGCTCAGCAAACTTTGCAGGCGTATCTGTCTTCACTCAATAGTAAGGTCGGTGATCGTAACCAAGAAGTCATGAACGCAGGGAAGCCTTTAGTTGGGCCTGGTGGCCCTAGGATTGGCAAGGAATTGATTGCACCTTTAAACGGTCCTCACGAAAAGCCCCAACCTGTTAAAATTGATTTCCATGCCGCAAACTCCCAGACATGGCTAAATCAAAATGGAAACGTCCAAGAGGAGGGAGCTCGAGCGGAGGGTTCAAGCCGAAACTTACACCCTGGGGCTGCGGCCACAGCGGGTGCACTGAAGCCAATTGGTGTTTTTTCGCCCTCAGATATGGACTACAGTGGGATTTTATTTAATAACGGTGCCCACACTATGATTAACAACATATCTACATGGACTAATGATTCTGTTGCCGATCTCTTGAATAACGCTCAATTGGATCCAGGCCAAGTTGCAGACAGTCATGCTGCCGCTGAAATGAACAACGATGGTAGATTCCAGCCGGCTGATGCACAGTGGAAAGGAGGTAATGCTGCGCCTGGTCCAGGACATTCGGACATGTCAATAAACACACAATTACAGCatcagcaacaaaaccaaccacagcagcatcaactgcaacaaaaccttcagcagcagcaacaacaactgcaacaaaaccaaccacagcagcaacaactgcaacaaaaccttcagcagcagcaattaTTGCGGCCTCTTTCCCAGCCTCCTAGAGGTGTACTCCAGTCAGATTTACTCTTTGGAACGCCAGCCGAAGATTTCTGGACGGCCAATGAAGGTTGCGGATTTTTGGCTTGAGCAATGGGCAGTGCTGCATTGTAACATTAAAGGTAAATAGGAATCTGCGGGTCTTTCATTTAATATAAACACGGTTAAAGTATTTGGTTTTTAATTTGTTCTTATGGCACGTTACTGCTGCTGGgcattgaaatttttcgatGTCGCCGAATAACGTGGATGAAGGAAAAGTTAAACCAACAACTGGGGATCATTGGGAGCAGGATTTGACCCGTAAGTGGCTATATTTACTGCACTTAACCTTGGAACGCACTTGTGTGATTTAAGTTCAAGTTAAATTCGTTTACTAACTTGAATGACCCTCTGCATGCCATTATCTCAAGTCTTTTCTCTCCCCATTAAGCATTTTACGTGGTGCCTATTTTAAGACTGCGAAAACAGTACTAGTACTTCAAACCTTTAAACTAAGCCTTCTAGCTGTTCAACTATAGATCTCCTaaggttttcaaaagctcttcgatAACATATTTGATACTTTCAATGACAAACGATCGCGGCCAACTAAGCAAAACTTCTCTAAGATTCTACAGTCTTGGTGGTGGCAATGAGGTTGGGCGTTCTTGTCATATACTACAGTATAAAGGCAAAACTGTAATGTTAGATGCAGGCGTCCATCCAGCTCACCAAGGACTCGCTTCACTTCCTTTCTACGATGAATTTGACCTATCCACGGTTGATGTTCTTCTAATTTCTCATTTTCACTTGGACCATGCTGCTTCCTTACCATATGTTATGCAACGGACAAACTTTCGTGGCAGGGTTTTCATGACTCATCCAACAAAGGCCATTTATAGGTGGCTCCTCAGCGATTTTGTTAAGGTGACGAGTATCGGGTCTACGAGCTTCTCCGACAAAGATGAGAACCTGTACACTGACGAGGATTTGGCGGAATCGTTTGACAGGATCGAAACAATCGACTTTCACTCAACAATTGACGTCAATGGTATAAAGTTTGTTGCATTTCATGCAGGACATGTCTTAGGAGCTGCAATGTTTCAGGTCGAAATAGCAGGTCTCAAAATACTATTTACCGGAGACTACTCGAGAGAAACTGATAGACACCTCAACTCAGCCGAAGTCCCTccttcctcttctgatgTCCTTATTGTTGAATCCACTTTTGGTACAGCGACACATGAACCGAGAATTAACAGAGAGAAGAAACTCACTCAATTGATCCACTCAACCGTTATGCGCGGCGGAAGGGTCCTTTTACCAGTTTTTGCTCTGGGAAGAGCACAGGAAATAATGCTTATACTTGATGAGTATTGGTCACAGCATGCCGACGAGCTCGGAAATGGTCAAGTTCCTGTATTTTACGCGTCTAATTTAGCAAAGAAGTGCATGAGTGTCTTCCAGACATATGTTAATATGATGAATGACGACATTAGGAAGAAGTTCCGCGACTCTCAGTCAAACCCCtttattttcaaaaacatctcctatctcaaaaacttggatGAGTTTCAGGATTTTGGCCCAAGCGTCATGCTTGCGTCGCCAGGGATGTTACAGAACGGTCTCTCCCGAGACCTCTTGGAAAAGTGGTGCCCCGGTGAAAAAAACCTTGTACTCATCACCGGTTATTCGGTTGAAGGTACTATGGCCAAGTTTATAATGCTCGAGCCTGACACAATTCCATCAATCAATAATCCAGAGATTAATATACCAAGGCGATGCCAGATAGAGGAAATTTCATTTGCAGCGCATGTTGACTTCCGCGAGAATCTGGAAttcattgaaaaggttgGCGCTCGAAACATTATCCTTGTTCATGGCGAATCTAATCCTATGGGGCGCTTAAAGTCCGCTTTGCTGTCAAACTTTTCTGCTTTAAAAAATACTGAGGATGAAGTTCGTGTTTTTAACCCGAGAAATTGCATATCTGTTGACTTAGAGTTCAAGGGCGTTAAAGTTGCAAAAGCCATCGGAAATATTGTAGATGAAGTCAGCAGCACACTTCACGGCCtaaaagagcttgaaagcagAAGCGATGTTAAACCGCAGAAGGAGCACGGAGAAGGCGATGGGGAGCCTAAAGATGTTGAAGACGAGACGATAGTGGCTGGAATTTTGGTGTCGGAtgagaagaactttgatTTGAATCTTGTATCTCTTTCTGATTTGAGAGATTACCACATGGACCTTTCAACCACCGTTCTGAGGGAGCGACAAACCGTCAGTATCGATTGTAAGAAGGAACTCTTATACTGGCATTTATGTCAAATGTTTGGCGATATGGAGGTTTTAATAGATGATGCCGGAATAACTCACAAAGGCGAGTCCAAACCAAATGGCAGTGACGAACTTGAATTAAAAATCATGGGTGATGTTAAGCTCAACgttatcaaaaatgttgcAACCCTTGAATGGTCTCAAGGTATTATCAATGACACAGTTGCCGACAGCATAATGGCGATTTTGTTGAGTGTCGACTCTTCGCCTTCCAGTGTTAAAATGAGCAGCCGTAGCTGTGAGCACGATCATAGCCACGAACAAGATCAGCACAATGACCTGTGGAAAATTAAACAGATTGCAAGGCTATGTACCGAGCAATTTGGGGACTGTTTTAGTTATAAGCTCGATGAAAGCGGTCAAGATATAAAAGGATCTATCACAATGGGTAAGAACACCGCTGTGATAAACCTCACACAACTGAAGGTGGAAGAGTGCAATTCGAACCCTTTGAAGGGTAGAATCGAGAGTATACTAAGCATCGGAAGTGATTTGGTCGCACCTCTGTGTTAAACAATGTATATGTATCATTATATACGCAAGGAAATAGAAATTATCTGAATGTTAGTAAAATTTTaaagaaagagctcatcgcatccCACCTCATCGCCGAAGACAACACGATAAGGCTCTCGACACAGTCGACCAATTATAGCCAAAATGAGTGCAAATACAGGATCTAACGCATACATAGATGACTCTGTGACCTTTGAGTCTTTCCAACTAGATCCAAGGCTCCTTCAATCGATAAAGTACAATGGCTATGACAGGCCGACCTTGATTCAATCCAGTGCCATCCCGTTGGCTTTGgaacaaagaagagacgTCATTGCCAAGGCAGCTACAGGGTCAGGAAAGACGCTTGCTTACCTTATTCCTGTGATTCAAACAATTTTGAACTATAAGCAATCGGAGCAGAACAATTCCCAAACGCAGGAGCCAAAAACTTTAGGGATCATCTTAGTGCCTACCCGCGaacttgctcaacaagTTCAGTCTGTTTTGTCCAAGCTTGTTCTTTATTGTTCTAAGGACGTGCATTCTCTGAATCTGTCATCTCAACTATCGGAAAGTGTATTGACGTCGTTGCTCCTAGACAGGCCAGAGGTGCTAATTTCCACTCCTTCTAAGCTGCTTAATGtgcttgaaacaaaaagcagtGCTCTTTCTTTGGAGgatctcaaatttttggtgATAGATGAAGTTGATCTGGTCCTAACGTTTGGGTACCAGGAAGATCTAAACCAAATTTCAAGTTACTTACCGCTCAAAAAGAACCTCcaaaccttcttgatgagcGCAACCTTGAATGAGGATATTCAGGATTTGAAAATGCGCTTTTGCCGCTCTCCTGCCATTTTAAAACtaaatgaagaagagatcaaCAAGGACCAGAGTAAGCTCTTACAGTATTACGTCAAGGTCAGTGAGTTTGACAAGTTCTTGCTATGCTACGTCATTTTTAAGCTGGGCCTTCTCAAAGGGAAAACGTTGATTTTTGTGAACAACATTGATAGAGGCTACAGACTTAAACTGGTGCTTGAGCAATTTGGCATCAAATCGTGCATTTTGAACAGCGAGTTGCCCGCAAATTCGCGGCAGCACATtgttgaagagttcaacaaaaatgtATATCAGCTTTTGATTGCCACTGACGATACAGAATACATcaaggaggaagaagatggGCAAAACCTAAGCGACGACGAAGGTGCGGGTGAAAATACAGCAGACGCCAATAGCTCtgcttcaacaagcaagaaggaaaagaacaaagGTATTAATCTCAAAAAGGATAAAGATTACGGCGTTTCTCGCGGTGTGGATTTCCAGAACGTTGCATGTGTTCTAAATTTTGATTTGCCTACAACTGCTAAATCATATGTTCATAGAATTGGAAGAACGGCTCGTGCGGGAAAATCGGGCGTTGCCATTTCTTTCGTTGTGCCCTTGAAGGAGTTTGCAAAACACAAGCCATCAATGTGTCCAACTGCTAAGCGGGATGAGAAAATACTCAGCAGAATAATAAAACAACAGAGCAAGCTAGGATTTGAAATATTACCCTACTCCTTTGATATAAAGCAGGTGGAAGGTTTCCGTTACAGAATGGAGGATGGATTCCGTGCTGTTACTCAAGTCGCTGTTCGTGAAGCTCGTGTGAAAGAGTTGAAGCAGGAATTATTGACAAGCAGCAAGTTAAAGagacattttgaagaaaacccacAAGATTTGCAGAGTTTGAGACACGACAAAGAGCTCCACCCTGCCAGAGTTCAGCAGCACCTCAAAAGAGTCCCTGACTATTTGCTGCCAGAGGCCGCGAGGCAGGATAAGAAAAAAATTGGGTTTGTGCCTTTCCACAGCGCTAAGAAtctcaagagaaaaaacaaagtttacaagaaaaataATAAGAGAAGTGGGAAGCTAGATcctctgaaaaatttcaaataGCTTTAAATATTAATATATTGCATTTTTAAGCCTTAGACGTGGTACAAAAAGCCCCCAAGTGTTCGTGGATGTAGTTTTTGTTATTATAGTACATTTTCTGGTATTTATGGCTTTACACTGGGGCCCTAAGAACAATTATGATAGAGTCCCcgcgaagaaaaagcttgctGATGAATCTTTCTCTATTTactgttttcttgttttgcTTTTCTGTCCAAAGCTCCTTGACGTTTTCAAGCACCATGTTGCAATGTCTGTCGAAGGCCTTTACACGCGCGATGATTTTGTGATTGTTTCTTAGAGATATTATTACCGGTACTTTGGAAACCATTGCATCGTTAATCAAGGACATTGGACCATGCTTGAACTCAAATTCTTCCAACTGCTGAAGCTCGTCTTGTGTTAATTCCGAGCGCGGGCGATCTATAAGGTCTCTAGAGTGAACTGAGTTAGTACTTGATTCTTGAGGAACATATTGAGGTTGTTTTCGATTCCACATACGACATTATAACAAGCGGCTTGATAGTGCTGCCGTCTGTCTTTATGTTTGCCCCATCTTCAATTACTACTACTCGCTCctaatttcaaaatttaAAAACTAAATTACCGCCGTTAACGTAAAACATGATTCAAGCAGACGGCCTTTTTGACCATCAGCATCTATCTACACGCTGACTTCAGCACCTAAGCACCGCTTCTGTAAATATTTTGACCTTGGTAGCGCAGTTGTATTGTACCATGGCGCTCCAAAATGTAGAGCGCCCTGTCTAACGCAGGTGCCGCATAGTTCTTTTGTTCACAAAACTCTCTCCGCAGAGTTTGATAGCTCGTGGACCAGCCGACGGGCAGACGtctcttcagctcttcctctATACGCCTGACATCTTGCACAAGGTCTGGATTCTGACCTAAGCCACCAATTGGGTCTTGAGATGCAGCGTCCATAGTCGAAGCCTGAAACAGGCGAATAGCTTCATCAACGTGCCTTTCATGGGCGACTGGACTTAACTCCAACTTCGCAAGTGACTCTGTGATACGAATAATGGCCTCAAGCTGACGTACTGTGATTGGGATTGAAGATCTTTGTTCACTCTGTAGCTCATTGatgagcagcttcttccttATGCCAACAAAATGAGATGATAGCTTTTCGGCAGCCTGTGGGGATAGCCGAGGGGCACTTTTCATTCGGCAGTATGTAATATAGCGCTTCATTTTTTCAATTGGGATCTCAGCCCCGGCAgcctcctgctcctcgtcGTTGATTGCCGTCCTACCTGTGTGAATATTCATGACGTGATTAGCAATGGATATGTCTCGTTCCTCGTTGTGGTGATCTTTAACAATGAAAATCATATCAAAACGAGACAGAATTGTGGATTGGAAGTCAATGTTTTCGCCTGGAGATTTGAGATCGTCATAACGACCATAAATTGGGTTTGCAGCAGCCAATACACTCGTCCTGGAGTTCAAGACAGTAGTTATACCTGCCTTGGCGATAGAAATTGTCTGTTGTTCCATAGCTTCATGAATGGCGACTCGATCTTCATCTCTCATCTTATCAAATTCATCGATACAAACGACGCCACCATCAGCCAGCACCATGGCACCTCCTTCAAGATAGAACTCCCGAGTGGCTGGATCACGTTGAACAGATGCGGTCAAACCAGCCGCAGAGGAGCCTTTACCTGAGGTATAGACTGCGATGGGGCTGaccttttcaacaaacttcaacaGTTGCGATTTAGCGGTACCTGGATCACCAAGCAACAGAACGTTTATATCACCTCTTAAGCGCATCCCATCCGGAAGCAACTTTTTGGAGCCGCCCATGAGCAGGCACACTATagccttcttgatgtccTCATTTCCGTAAATACTCGGGGCAATAGACTTGGTGAAAACCTCGTAAAGGTCAGGGCGCCGGCTGAGTGTCAGAaattcctcttcttcctcatccGTAAAGAGCACGGTGTTGTTCATGGGATTCCCGTCCAGCGCAGCTTGTATgcccaaaattttgatatatGGATTTCTGATTGCGACTGCTCTTCCTCCACTAGCAGCTGTGCCTGCACCCCGACTTTTGGCTTGGTAGATAGAATAGATGCCAATAATTGTTGCTCGCGTGCCGGGCACGATTCTGTTGGTAAGGTACCTGTCGCAGGACATCAGGATATTACGAGGCATTTCACCGACAGGAACAAGCTCTGggatttcttgaagcttgaGGAACTGTTGGTCAACAAACCGCGAGGATTCATGAACAATCATGTATGGATCCTGGCCACAAGGATTGCCTCCAGTCTCGCGCGAATGGTCCGCTAAACAGTTCCGGGGGAGACTGACGTGGTTGCCGCCCAGCGAACCGAAACTATTCAAATGCATGGACGTAACATGACGACAGTTCCTGCACATTAATGTTAAGAAAGTAGCTCTGGATGACAGTACAGACGCGGAGACGACAATTCCGCTAACGCGCACAATTTTGGAGACGTTCTCTGAGCCCAGCAAACGCAGCGACGTTTCAGAGGAGTCTGAGATCAGTATGACCTGGCAAATGGGGATTTCGAATGACAATGACCCTGGGGAAGCCGCGTCCGCATCTTCACTGGTCCCGCCGGCGCCCTCGAGCTGGTTGTTGGGATCCATGTttggatcacgtgataaaaGAGCGATACGACGCGCGACCTGTGTGACGGCCTGCTCGAACAGCGGAAGCACATCAGTGGGCTCGTCGCACAGTTTCTTGTATATGTCTTCGTTGTAGCCGATCAGGTGTGCTGTGTCGACCGTAACTGAGTAGTTCTTCACCAGTAGGTTGCTTCGAAGCTGCTCTCTGTACACAAAGTGTGCGTCCAGACGAAACTCCAGTATGAAGTTGTGAAACGACTTGATGATCTCAGAGTTGTCATTTTCTCCGACTTCCTCGCCCGCCAAGACTGGCGCAGCGTACACCTCGGTTCTGTCGTAGGACATTGTGACGCAGCTCGGGCCTGATGTTTATGTTACATCGACGATGATGCGCGCGAAGACCACGATAAAAAGATACATTGTATATCGTGATGTACGTTTGTCACGTGTGTGCTGTCCTGGCTCATTGAGAGAGGGCAGAAACGACAATGCGCGAGACCTTCCCGGCTCGTCGTGAGGGCGAGTGCCGTTCGCCATCGGCACTTTAGAGATCTCCTAGCCGATCTGCCCGTTGCGGTCCCCCTATTCCACCTCTTCAACTAATCAGGCGCGTTATGCGGCCGAGATCAAGCGTCGAACCTGCCGACGTAACAGCTGACAGTGCGCTATCGCCGCGCCGGGCGCGGTTGGTCGATTGCCGCCGCAACGCACTTGCTTCCCCATTTCTTAACTTCGAGGGCACTGCATGTGTGCTTTCTTAGGATTGAGGAATGTGAAGCTGTCTCACAGGGCTTTAATTTGGCGGACTAGCCGCCGAACCGCAAATAACCGTGTGCAGTGATTGATCTGGAACTTCCCTTTCCGTATTCTTATCCCGGGAACCGGCGGCCGAGCTTCCAGTTAATCCCGTGCTATGCGAAAGCCTTCCCTAACGGAATTGCGTATATCATTTCGCTCCAACCGAGATCCATCATAGCCCCGCCATATTCTTCTGCGCAGAGCGGATCAAACGATGCAAATGCCGCCGTCCCGCTGCAGCGCGTAGCAGTGCGCCAGAACAAGCACATCGGCTTTGATGGC
The Lachancea thermotolerans CBS 6340 chromosome G complete sequence genome window above contains:
- a CDS encoding uncharacterized protein (similar to uniprot|Q05854 Saccharomyces cerevisiae YLR278C Protein of unknown function localizes to the nucleus potential Cdc28p substrate) gives rise to the protein MGRPPKIVSQENIERFQLELELAGQDAELLLKDKKGRSRSCLLCQRRKRRCDHKMPSCTACLKAAVKCIQPAKYVGRSPRSNTPSQSPQPQERARSQTYPNNEKNEYTAFLEKKLKYLEKLFELPPNGTPFKNRLSNYKRIAHLLDGQSNNALELPAPTYSNSVPLPSSTSSPILPPPQTVKFFPLQPDNLSAGKSPLSAHPIASLAALTSDSLESIDFSQCIFAKYCLKDFLSYDPAFEFEEQLSRAFLDTYFTRLQFKYPLLDEQEIYNFHDDYINNNVHSYSTNEFHFACGRMWLIFSISACLQMSTGKYRGLLPNRYFSTAIRHITKCGSNLTYIQQVEVLSLLLLYIIRTDRDSSGLYEIIKDVMAICKNKLFLNRWNQHDIFRNKKLRLFWCVYSLERMICVAVGKPYTISEAEIDLPLFDNVSFNHNSTGDHKRQKKDIHFINQSLKLRRIESQFVESLQIIPQTPSKAKDTHKTTAELAKQLPQVRKYFRDLEVWRAGCSTCQVHSFENETLRLYYFRSVRLLIQPYLELLEPENRLFRECQAAAGQICQLYKIVHQKTVHGHSTPAVHTVFVAGVTLIYCMWLTRNLEDERRRKLGDVSKHTRPMVSASLFSTMDDLRACSVCLYVMAERSKFAIAFRDTFDQLMNATIGNLIERCGPDSSELIYVNSFSSDSDLNYDISEEEQNEAAGGGIALGSQEGMPPAIRRTFGTASGTQHVSIGGSSQVDPEEQRALRKKQGDLQKATVPKKLSHLLIKPDDEDEDDDINYGGHEMKRKASSHGRHQSEKEKYVVKKSARITESDWQAFQQQALLQQHHAQQTLQAYLSSLNSKVGDRNQEVMNAGKPLVGPGGPRIGKELIAPLNGPHEKPQPVKIDFHAANSQTWLNQNGNVQEEGARAEGSSRNLHPGAAATAGALKPIGVFSPSDMDYSGILFNNGAHTMINNISTWTNDSVADLLNNAQLDPGQVADSHAAAEMNNDGRFQPADAQWKGGNAAPGPGHSDMSINTQLQHQQQNQPQQHQLQQNLQQQQQQLQQNQPQQQQLQQNLQQQQLLRPLSQPPRGVLQSDLLFGTPAEDFWTANEGCGFLA
- the YSH1 gene encoding cleavage polyadenylation factor subunit YSH1 (highly similar to uniprot|Q06224 Saccharomyces cerevisiae YLR277C YSH1 subunit of Polyadenylation factor I (PF I)), which gives rise to MTNDRGQLSKTSLRFYSLGGGNEVGRSCHILQYKGKTVMLDAGVHPAHQGLASLPFYDEFDLSTVDVLLISHFHLDHAASLPYVMQRTNFRGRVFMTHPTKAIYRWLLSDFVKVTSIGSTSFSDKDENLYTDEDLAESFDRIETIDFHSTIDVNGIKFVAFHAGHVLGAAMFQVEIAGLKILFTGDYSRETDRHLNSAEVPPSSSDVLIVESTFGTATHEPRINREKKLTQLIHSTVMRGGRVLLPVFALGRAQEIMLILDEYWSQHADELGNGQVPVFYASNLAKKCMSVFQTYVNMMNDDIRKKFRDSQSNPFIFKNISYLKNLDEFQDFGPSVMLASPGMLQNGLSRDLLEKWCPGEKNLVLITGYSVEGTMAKFIMLEPDTIPSINNPEINIPRRCQIEEISFAAHVDFRENLEFIEKVGARNIILVHGESNPMGRLKSALLSNFSALKNTEDEVRVFNPRNCISVDLEFKGVKVAKAIGNIVDEVSSTLHGLKELESRSDVKPQKEHGEGDGEPKDVEDETIVAGILVSDEKNFDLNLVSLSDLRDYHMDLSTTVLRERQTVSIDCKKELLYWHLCQMFGDMEVLIDDAGITHKGESKPNGSDELELKIMGDVKLNVIKNVATLEWSQGIINDTVADSIMAILLSVDSSPSSVKMSSRSCEHDHSHEQDQHNDLWKIKQIARLCTEQFGDCFSYKLDESGQDIKGSITMGKNTAVINLTQLKVEECNSNPLKGRIESILSIGSDLVAPLC
- the DBP9 gene encoding ATP-dependent DNA/RNA helicase (highly similar to uniprot|Q06218 Saccharomyces cerevisiae YLR276C DBP9 ATP-dependent RNA helicase of the DEAD-box family involved in biogenesis of the 60S ribosomal subunit) translates to MSANTGSNAYIDDSVTFESFQLDPRLLQSIKYNGYDRPTLIQSSAIPLALEQRRDVIAKAATGSGKTLAYLIPVIQTILNYKQSEQNNSQTQEPKTLGIILVPTRELAQQVQSVLSKLVLYCSKDVHSLNLSSQLSESVLTSLLLDRPEVLISTPSKLLNVLETKSSALSLEDLKFLVIDEVDLVLTFGYQEDLNQISSYLPLKKNLQTFLMSATLNEDIQDLKMRFCRSPAILKLNEEEINKDQSKLLQYYVKVSEFDKFLLCYVIFKLGLLKGKTLIFVNNIDRGYRLKLVLEQFGIKSCILNSELPANSRQHIVEEFNKNVYQLLIATDDTEYIKEEEDGQNLSDDEGAGENTADANSSASTSKKEKNKGINLKKDKDYGVSRGVDFQNVACVLNFDLPTTAKSYVHRIGRTARAGKSGVAISFVVPLKEFAKHKPSMCPTAKRDEKILSRIIKQQSKLGFEILPYSFDIKQVEGFRYRMEDGFRAVTQVAVREARVKELKQELLTSSKLKRHFEENPQDLQSLRHDKELHPARVQQHLKRVPDYLLPEAARQDKKKIGFVPFHSAKNLKRKNKVYKKNNKRSGKLDPLKNFK
- the SMD2 gene encoding mRNA splicing protein SMD2 (highly similar to uniprot|Q06217 Saccharomyces cerevisiae YLR275W SMD2 U1 snRNP protein of the Sm class), coding for MSDLIDRPRSELTQDELQQLEEFEFKHGPMSLINDAMVSKVPVIISLRNNHKIIARVKAFDRHCNMVLENVKELWTEKQNKKTVNRERFISKLFLRGDSIIIVLRAPV
- the MCM5 gene encoding MCM DNA helicase complex subunit MCM5 (highly similar to uniprot|P29496 Saccharomyces cerevisiae YLR274W CDC46 Component of the hexameric MCM complex which is important for priming origins of DNA replication in G1 and becomes an active ATP-dependent helicase that promotes DNA melting and elongation when activated by Cdc7p-Dbf4p in S-phase) encodes the protein MSYDRTEVYAAPVLAGEEVGENDNSEIIKSFHNFILEFRLDAHFVYREQLRSNLLVKNYSVTVDTAHLIGYNEDIYKKLCDEPTDVLPLFEQAVTQVARRIALLSRDPNMDPNNQLEGAGGTSEDADAASPGSLSFEIPICQVILISDSSETSLRLLGSENVSKIVRVSGIVVSASVLSSRATFLTLMCRNCRHVTSMHLNSFGSLGGNHVSLPRNCLADHSRETGGNPCGQDPYMIVHESSRFVDQQFLKLQEIPELVPVGEMPRNILMSCDRYLTNRIVPGTRATIIGIYSIYQAKSRGAGTAASGGRAVAIRNPYIKILGIQAALDGNPMNNTVLFTDEEEEEFLTLSRRPDLYEVFTKSIAPSIYGNEDIKKAIVCLLMGGSKKLLPDGMRLRGDINVLLLGDPGTAKSQLLKFVEKVSPIAVYTSGKGSSAAGLTASVQRDPATREFYLEGGAMVLADGGVVCIDEFDKMRDEDRVAIHEAMEQQTISIAKAGITTVLNSRTSVLAAANPIYGRYDDLKSPGENIDFQSTILSRFDMIFIVKDHHNEERDISIANHVMNIHTGRTAINDEEQEAAGAEIPIEKMKRYITYCRMKSAPRLSPQAAEKLSSHFVGIRKKLLINELQSEQRSSIPITVRQLEAIIRITESLAKLELSPVAHERHVDEAIRLFQASTMDAASQDPIGGLGQNPDLVQDVRRIEEELKRRLPVGWSTSYQTLRREFCEQKNYAAPALDRALYILERHGTIQLRYQGQNIYRSGA